CGATTACTCCGCGATGCCCTTCGCCGTCTTCGCCTCGCCGGAAGTCGCCGGGGTCGGACTGACCGAACAGGAACTCCGTGCGAGCGATCGGGAGTACGCCAAGCGGACCTACCGCTACGAGGAGACGGCCCGCGGGAGCGCGATGAAGGCTGAAGGCTTCGTCAAGCCGATCATCGATCTCGACGGCGAGATCCTCGGCTGTCACATCATCGGGCCCGAAGCCTCGGATCTGATTCAGGAGGTCGTCGTCGCGATGACGGCCGGCTCCGGAACGGTCCAGGACATCCGTGAGTCGGTCCACATCCATCCCGCCCTCTCGGAGGTCGTCCAGCGCGCGTTCTCCGGGCAGTTCACTCGCGGCGGCTCTCACGACCACAGTCACGATCACTGATCGGTACGGTCCCGACCGACGGATCGGAACGGGACTCGGAATCGACGGTCGCGACGCGGTGGTACCACGCTATAATCCAGTGCGGGCGGCGGAGGTGCATTCGTTGCACACGACCGCACTCCCCTTTTAGTATCACATCCTGTACTATCGACCGTAATGACGAAAGCAGCTGTTATCATTCTGGCAGGAACCGAGTCGCACAGTGACCTCGGCCGTCTCGTCAACGGCCTCGAAGCAGCCAAGGAGTTCGCCGACAACTCCGAGGACGAACTCGAGCTCATCTTCGACGGCGCTGGGACGCAGTGGATCCCGGAACTCGAGGACGAGGACCACGACTACCACGACCTCTATCAGTCCGTAAGCAACGAAGCGGCCGCCTGCGACCACTGTGCCGGCGCGTTCGGCGTCGACCAGGCGATCAACGACGCCGGCGTCGTCACCATCGACGAGAACGACGGCCACCCGAGCATCCGCTCGCTTGTCGACGACGACTACGAGATCATCACCTTCTAAGCGGGGAGCAGAGCCGACAGCGGGCCGTCGCCTTCATCTCGAACCGCTGAAAAACCCGTTGCAGATTCACTTTCACTCCGGTAGCACACACCTTTTAGCCTCTCCGTTAGTATGGGGCAACGATGACGTCGTTCCAGTCGACACTCGGTGAGGATGCGGGGATCGCGGAGGAGCTGGCGGAAAGCCAGCAGTCGATCTCCATCGCCGAGTTCTTCGAGAAGAACAAGCACATGCTCGGCTTCGACAGCGGTGCTCGAGGCCTCGTCACGGCCGTCAAGGAGGCCGTCGACAACGCCCTCGACGCCGCCGAGGAGTCGGGCATTCTCCCGGACATCTACGTCGAAATTCAGGAAGCCGGCGACTACTACCGCCTGATCGTCGAGGACAACGGACCGGGATTGACGAAGGAATCGCTCCCGAAAGTGTTCGGGAAACTACTCTACGGCTCTCGCTTTCACGCACGCGAACAATCCCGCGGTCAGCAGGGGATCGGTATCTCTGCCGCCGTTCTCTACGCCCAGTTGACCAGCGGGAAACCCGCCAAGATCACCAGTCGAACCCAGGGTTCGAGCGAGGCCGAGTACTTCGAGCTCATCGTCGATACCGACGAGAACGAGCCCGAGATCAGCGTCGAGGAGACGACCACCTGGGATCGGCCCCACGGGACGCGCATCGAACTCGAGATGGAAGCGAACATGCGCGCGCGACAGCAGCTTCACGACTACATCAAGCACACGGCGGTCGTCAACCCCCACGCCCGCCTCGAGCTGCGCGAGCCCCAGGAACACTTCAAGTTCGAGCGCGCGACCGATCAGCTCCCCGAAGAAACCGAGGAGATCCGGCCCCATCCCCACGGCGTCGAACTCGGGACCGTGATGAAGATGCTGGCGGCGACGGACTCCCAGACGGTGTCGGGGTTCGTCCAGGAGGAGTTCACTCGCGTCGGGAAGAAGACCGCCGAGTCGATCATCGACGAGTTCCGCGACCGCCACTACGGTCGCGAGATGCGCTGGCGGCCGCCGGCGAGTCACGAAGCTATCGACCTCCACGGGGCAGTCGAGGACGCGACGGCGAACAAGGGCGCCGACGCGACGGCCGCGTTCGCGGACGCCATCGCCGAGACGGTCGCGGACGCCGACCGCATCGCCCATCACGAACTGGTCGACGCCGTCGAGTCGGCCGCCGCGGCAGTCGAGGACGACCACGGAACGACGTTCGGCGACACCGTCCGCGAAAACGCCGTCGAAGCCGTCTGGCTCGAGCTAATCGACGCCGTCGACGCGGACGATAGCGACGACTCCGAGGGAGACGCCGACTCCCGACTGGTCGCCGACCTGTACGACCTCGCGGACGACGCCACGAGCACCCGCAAGGACGACGCGGTCATCGACGCCTTCGCGGACCGGCTCGCGGCCAAGTTCGAGGACGAACTCGAGAGCGGCGACGAGCACGACGGGAACGTTCGCCACCGGCTCACCCACAAGCGACTTCGAGAGCACGTCGATCGCGCCGCCGATCTCACCGAGGAGTACGACGACGTCTCCTTCGGCGAGACGGCCCGCGAGAACGTCACCGAAGCGATCTGGGACGTGATGGCCACCGTGCCCGACGACCCGCCGCTCGTCCGGGAGCTCGACGGCGACCGCGACGCCACCAGCAACCTCGTCGACGCGATGCGCGGGACCGACATCATGGCACCGCCGACGCGGTGTCTCGCTCCCATCTCGGAAGATCTCATCACCGCCGGCCTCGAGAAGGAGTTCGACGCCGACTTCTACGCGTCCGCGACGCGGGACGCCGGCGTCTCCGGCGGCGACCCGTTCATCGTCGAGGCCGGGATCGCGTACGGCGGCGACCTCCCCGCCGAGGGCACCGGCGAAGTCATGCGCTTTGCGAATCGGGTCCCGCTGGTCTACCAGCGCGGCGCCTGTGCGACGACAGACGTCGTCAAGTCGATCGGCTGGCGGAATTACGGACTCGATCAGCCCGGCGGTTCCGGCCTGCCCAACGGGCCGGTCGTGATCATGGTCCACGTCGCCTCGACGAACGTCCCCTTCACGAGCGAATCGAAAGACGCCGTCGCGAACGTCCCCGAGATCGAAGACGAGATCGAACTCGCGGTTCGAGAGGCGGCTCGCGAGCTCAAGAGCTACCTCAACAAGCGCCGGTCGATGCAACAGCGCCGGAAGAAGCAGAACGTCCTCGGGAAGATCCTCCCGGAGATGGCCGAGAAGGTGGCCGAAGTCACCGGCCGCGAGGAGCCGGACATCGACGACGCGATCGCACGCATCATGAAC
This portion of the Natrinema salinisoli genome encodes:
- a CDS encoding DNA topoisomerase VI subunit B, with the translated sequence MTSFQSTLGEDAGIAEELAESQQSISIAEFFEKNKHMLGFDSGARGLVTAVKEAVDNALDAAEESGILPDIYVEIQEAGDYYRLIVEDNGPGLTKESLPKVFGKLLYGSRFHAREQSRGQQGIGISAAVLYAQLTSGKPAKITSRTQGSSEAEYFELIVDTDENEPEISVEETTTWDRPHGTRIELEMEANMRARQQLHDYIKHTAVVNPHARLELREPQEHFKFERATDQLPEETEEIRPHPHGVELGTVMKMLAATDSQTVSGFVQEEFTRVGKKTAESIIDEFRDRHYGREMRWRPPASHEAIDLHGAVEDATANKGADATAAFADAIAETVADADRIAHHELVDAVESAAAAVEDDHGTTFGDTVRENAVEAVWLELIDAVDADDSDDSEGDADSRLVADLYDLADDATSTRKDDAVIDAFADRLAAKFEDELESGDEHDGNVRHRLTHKRLREHVDRAADLTEEYDDVSFGETARENVTEAIWDVMATVPDDPPLVRELDGDRDATSNLVDAMRGTDIMAPPTRCLAPISEDLITAGLEKEFDADFYASATRDAGVSGGDPFIVEAGIAYGGDLPAEGTGEVMRFANRVPLVYQRGACATTDVVKSIGWRNYGLDQPGGSGLPNGPVVIMVHVASTNVPFTSESKDAVANVPEIEDEIELAVREAARELKSYLNKRRSMQQRRKKQNVLGKILPEMAEKVAEVTGREEPDIDDAIARIMNNVLVERHTEANGDGTAVSVVVENNSSTNESLEVTDIVSAEPRNLSDGANVVEMDGEWFVKWEPEVSSDDDAALEYEVPDDATFDLDVKGVESEKLTVKQ